In Hyperolius riggenbachi isolate aHypRig1 chromosome 1, aHypRig1.pri, whole genome shotgun sequence, the genomic window GTTAGAAACCTAATTTATTACCTATGCAAGATATTGTGATTGAGATAGATTGATAGATATATtttcactttacccccacgcgtacaggtttctccgtccctttttccatcctttcaccaccagggacggagaaatccgtactttccgcactcccgctcgtaaacacgccgccggccgctcgcccggagatcaatggaatgggaaaatccattcccgttcgttgatctaagccccgcaatgatccgctgcttctccgataagcagtgcgatcattgtgtggggaaaaagttttcccagcctcctagtacttcctgcaagcgtccggaaggtcgcattaaacaaaaagttactgttgctatcttgtggccaaatagtaaaactacaccctaaagcatttttcacaaacaaataaattagttttacacaaaaaattaactccttacctcccacactccccaatattttttttttgtaattaaaaaaaaaaaaattacaattaaaaaaaatacataaatagttaccttagggactgaacttttaaaatatttgtcaagagggtataacactgttactttataaactatgggcttgtaattagggatggacgcaaaactgaaaaaaaatgcacctttatttccaattaaaatattggcgccaaacattgtgatagggacataatttaaacggttttataaccgggacaattcatgggttttaattacagtagcatgcattatttaaaaactataaagtccgaaaactgaaaaataataaaacattttcccacattttttttcctgttttcccattaaaacacatttagaataaaataattcttggcataatgtcccacctaaagaaagcctaattggtggtgaaaaaaacaagatatagttcattccattgtgataagtaatgataaagttatagatgaatgaatggaaggagcgctgaaaggtgaaaattgctctggtgctcagggggtaaaacccctcagttgggaagtggttaaaatatttattatatttatgattatattttatatttttttttttatttttttttttttacaccattgCAGATTCGGAAATTGATATGTCATTCCTCCCAACACAAGCTCTTGATATTCACTGGACCATTTCTTGAAGGCACAAGTGAAATGCTTCTGCAGGGTGGAGGATCTTTCTCTATTGAAGATTTTATTCATATTTTTACAGACAAAGAGGTAAGTtctgtgtaacttttttttttttttttttttgcaacgcaCTGTCTTTATGATTTTaaactttttgtgttttttttttttttttttttttccccttttcttccCTGTAGATTGGAGAGACTCTGAGCTCATCTGACCCAACGGCTCATGTCAGCTTGACTGTTTCTTGTCCTGAGAGTTGGGACTTGTCACAGTTAGATAAATGTAGTCTGCAAGATTTTATTGAATTAAGGTTTAATAAGGACAAGTCCTTTCCAGAAACTGAAGGTCTACAAGAACTAGCAGAGTACATCTCTGAATCCCTCGAGCCTGCTTCCCCTTTTGAATTGCTGGAATCTCCAACAAATGTGGGCTTTCTGAAGTTATTCAAACCATGCTGCTATGTGTTTCCTGGAGGTAGGGGAGACTCTGCCTTCTTTGCTGTCAGTGGATTTAACATGCTAGTAAATGGTGGCTCTGACATTCGGTCTCCATTTTGGAAATTAATACGACACTTGGATAGAGTAGACTCCATTCTGATCACCCATATGGGCATTGACAGTCTGCCAGGTATCAACAGTTTACTGCAAAGAAAGATTGCAGAAATGGAAGAAGATGTCTCTCGGGGAACACAGTCTAATGATGAATGGTTAAGAAATCTAATCTCTCCAGAGCTGGGAGTGGTTTTCCTGAATTCTCCTGAAATGCTACTTTGTGACGAAGAACAGAGTACTGTAAGAATTAAAGAAGAAGCCATGCTCACTCTGCGATCTTTGGAGAAACTGGGTATTCAGCCTGAACCTTTGTACAGAAATAGTGGTACTGCTATTGAACCCACAATTCTCTTCCAAAAAATGGGAGTTGGTAGACTAGAGATGTATGTTTTGAACCCTGTTAAGGGAAGTAAAGACCTGGAAGCTTTCACAAGACATTGGCCTGGAACCTTGAAACAAAAGGGTTCAGATATACCCCTTGCTTCTGTAACTTCTGTCTGTGCTTTGCTTGTGTGGcatccagcagcaccctctgagaGAATTGTTAGAGTGTTGTTTCCTGGCTACACTCCTCAAAGCAAAATTCTTGAAGGGTTGGAGAAACTAAAACATTTAGATTTGTTGAAGGATCCTATCATAACACGTAAGGACTTGGAGGTTAAGGGAAACAGTTTTACTAGCAGAATTGGGCTTGCACCTAGTCGTACGGAGAGTAAAGAAAGTCTAGGATCTGGATCAGGAAGACTTAGTGCTGAACCTAAATCAAGGTTAGTAAAGGACAAACCTTTAAAAACCTCCAAAACTGATCTAAGGCAAGATGGGAAGGAAAAAAGTAAAACTGTGACAGAGGCTACCATGGAAGCTGGAGCAgaaggagaaaaaataaatataaaggcTAAAATTGAAAATGTATCTGAAAAACTGAGACCTGATTCAAGACCAAAGACCACAAAAGAAAAACTGATTATGAAGCGGGAGCAGCTAAAAGATGAAAAGAGGCCTCCTGTCAAAAAGGATGATATACAGGTAGATAAGAGGAGAGAAATGAAACCAGAAGGCAAAAAAGAGTTACGACTTGATGCAAGAACTGAAACACCACGGAGGGATATTAAAGATGTAAAAAATGACGGTAAAGGCACAAAAATGAAAGATATGAGAAAAGCAAGCGCTACCCCTGTTGACTCCAGGAGACCAGTTTCCAAAGTAGGCTCGTTAAAAAAAGATTTGGGAAGTGTAAAGAAGGATATGGTAGCAGGTGCCCGAACCGTCATCCGTAAGCCTTCAAAGAAGGAGCCAGGTAAAGACCCTTCTAGCCAATCAGCAAAGGATGCTGTCAATGGCAGCGGCAAACAAGTTACTGGTGACTCTGTAGCAAATCCGGAGACCGACTGTCTGAAAGCTGCTTCATGTGCTTCAGTAGGCAAAGGTAGACCTTTCAGTGTTCATGATGCTCATGCAGAAAATGGACTGTGTACAACTGAGCCAGAGAGCCCAAATGGGTTCCGATATTTGGAGACCAGTATTTCCAAGGGTCTTGCTCCTGTGTCTCCATTATGTAAAACGCCAGTAAGTGACATTAGTGTGAATTTTGAATTAACTCCTCCAAATCTGGAGATTCATGAAAGGGGCAAAGCTGGGCGCCATGGCCAAGACTGGCTGGATGACCCCTATGGAAGTTCTGAGGAAAGGACTTTGGAAATGGCATCTCCTGTCAGTTCAGAGCATAATTCACCAGCATTATCCCAACATAATTGTGGTCAGTCACAGCCATCAGTAGATGGAAGAAACCAAAACTCTTCCTCCTGGAGGGCACCTCCTAGATCTTCTCAAGAAAATTCTAACTCTTCACAGGGAAGGCAGACTAGCTGTCTCTCTTTGAGTCCATTCCGAGAAGATCTACCTGATGTGTCCCCAACAATCACTACTCCCTCATTGCCTGCTGAAGTAGGTTCACCGCATTCCACAGAAGTAGATGAATCTCTCTCCATATCTTCCTTTGAGCAGACACTTCCTCCTGTTAGTGAATCTCCTAgagacatttcaccagacatcCATACTCCAAATAGAGTTGGTCTGAGTCTGCCTGTTCGGTTACCACACTCCTGTGAGCCTGAAGGACCATCTGAAAGGTCAGCATCTCCGCATGATGTGGACCTTTGTTTAGTATCCCCATGTGAATTTGAGCATCATAAATCTGATGCCATTATGAGCCCACATGATAGTGACAGTGATCCCTCTCAGGAGTTGCCCAAGCCCTCTCATGCAGAAGAAAAAATTGCAAATGGTCCAGAGACCCCACCTACATCAGTAAGTGAATCGTTGCCTACAATATCTGACTCTGGACCAGAAGAATGCCCCTCTATAGCTGCTGATGGTGCCTCCGACTCAGAAGGTGACAACACTGCAAGACTCTTGGATCCTATGCCTCAAACTCTAAAAGACCCTCCTCCCTTGCCTCCTCAACCAGGTACTTGCATGGTTGACCCTGAGGCCATGCCTACTAGTCAGGGagacaaaaaaatgcaaaacatttCATCTCCTTCCACGGTTCGAAGTGATCCAAGCAAGAAAACTGTCAAGCCTAAAAATGTTGTAGATAAAATGGGCAAGACTCCCACAGGCAAAGCTGAGATGTCACGTTCTGGAGTAGATGCTAAACCATCAGTTGGCAGACGTAGTATAGGAAATGTGGCAAAAGCCACTCCTGCAACAAGTCGCCTTTATTCATCAGGTGAGTAATTAGATAAATctcagttttttttataaatgtggtTATTTGATTGACTTAAACCAAGAACTTTTTGAGTCCAGATGATAAATATCCtgactcaaaacttcttgcttttactaatggctaacatggtacaatactttaCTACTGACTTAAAGGAAGCCAGagataaaaattaataaaagatttatacataccgtgggcttcctccagccccatccacacgtactgctcccatgccgccgccctccgctgcctgcatctcgGTATCTGGTCCCATTACTTCCTCCTCCAGTCACGGCCaatctgcgcaagaggaagtgtgctttctatgtatctctccatcgGCCGTTGGAGAGATATGTGGAGggcgcacttcctcttgcgcagactggccacaacTTGAGGAAGTCCAGTTGTGgcaatttaaagggacacttaagtcaaacaaaaaaaaaatgagttttactcacctggggcttccaatagccccctgcagctgtccggtgccctcgccgtctccctccgatcctcctggccccaccggcagccacttcctgtttcggtgacaggagctgacaggctggggacgcgagtgattcttcgcgttcctggccacaatagcgccatctatgctgctatagcatatatcatataccatatagcagcatagagggtgctaatgtgtctgggaacgcgaagaatcactcgcgtccccagcctgtcagctcctgtcaccgaaacaggaagtggctgccggcagggccaggaggatcggagggagacggcgggggtaccggacagctgcagggggctattggaagccctaggtgagtaaaactcatttttttagtttgacttaagtgtccctttaagataagTTTATTGGACACAGGAAAAGACCTTCCCCTCCCCCTGAATACTACAACACATGCAAGCACCCACCTTCTCATCTGATCAGTGATGCTGCAGTCCTCATGTTACACCTACATACTCCACATTCTCTCATCGCTAGCAGCCTCGCTAGTTAGACCTTCAGTATAAATGATTGTAGCTGATTCTCAACTAGAAAGTTCTGTTGAGGCAAAATTCATCAAAGGTGTTTTggtagcaaactttttttttttttttttttttgcaatttcatTTGTCacagaattaaagggaacctaaactgagagggatatggatatttacttttaaattataccagttgcctggcaatcctgctgatctgtggctgaatcacacacctgaaacaagcatgcagctaatacagtctgacttcactgcatgcctgttcagggatggtgactacaagtattagagacacaggatcagcaggagaatagTATtagattaaaaggaaaaatccatatccttctcagtttaggttcacttttaaAGAAATTTGATATTGTTGCAAATATTGTATCAACAATGGGATATTGATAAATGCAACCGTATCAATTTCTTGCAAGTTCTAGGTGGTTGTTTAGCAGAAGTGTACATCAACTGTATAAATAAACTTCATATTGTATGTGAGATTTGCAATGTACAGACATCGATAAACTGCAGATAGCAACATTTCACAAAAAAATCAAACTGTAAAGCATAAACCATCAAAAAACAGTTCTCACAATAAATGCATTAATACCtagcattaaggggcccatacactggtcgatttcagccatcaatcgatcgattctatagaatcgatcagaaatctatGCTATCCAATTCCCCATtcaatcgatttgtggccgatttcgatcgatttgatctgacaggatggaaaatctagatcgatctgctgctggcagcagatcgacagcccatagagttgcattggatctaatggtctaataatgcatttagatcgatttttccaatagatttcattctgaaatctgttcctactgtgtggcacacatcagatagattcctgtcagattaggctttacaggcatctgacaaatctatctgatggttgaatcttctgcaaatctataaatgtatggccacctttagtgcagCTTACCAAGTCCTTTGAATTTACATACCATATTACAGAGACCCATACCGTTTTACCCCTCCAGGATCACAGCCAGCAGACCAAGCAAAAGACAAGACCCCCTTTGTCAAATGGTGCCAAGAGTTTATTCCCCTTGACTATACTCCATCAGCACACATCCTTTCCATTTTAGGAGCTTTCATGTTATTGGCTGAAAGAATGCTTTTCAGCAAATTTAAACTTCAACTCTGCCTAAAGGTCAGTTAGCAGAAAGTGAAGGCTGTTACTTGCTCTaagaagattattattattattattattattattattattatatccgCTCCTCACCCTGTGCATTGTCTACCCATCTCTATGGAATAGAATTGGTGACACCTTTTTTCGCACAATAGAGCAAGCATAACTTTAGAGTCTAATACACTCAGACAGGGTTTTCGCCACAAGCCTTATTGGTTGGTTGCCCACCCAGCAACTTAATTTTGTGAGTAACTTTCATTTTGACTCAACACTTGCTTttcgtacatactacactatccgGACTCCCTGTCCCCTTGTTTGATTTCTAATGTCCAGATTATACCTCAAAGACTTCTATTGCTGCCTAGGTGATATTCTTCCTCTGATCCATTCTTCAACTAAGTTAGTGGAATTTCATTTAGCAGACTTGGTAGCAAGGAAGTAGAATCAGGGTTTGGATTAGATGCTGTAGGTCAAGTATAATTAGTTTCTCTAATAACttgagtcattttttttttttaaatctccttTTTAAAGTTCTCGTTTAAATTGTGGTTAGCAAACAAACTTGTTTTATAAGTTTCTTTTGAATGTGTGTTGGTGGGTTTCAATACATCTTGGGTGAAGGGATATTGGTCAAATGGGTTGTTACTGATGACAAGTGTCACTGAACAGGGAATTGCCTGTATACCAAAATTTCACCAAGAGAAGCTAGACTCTTTACTCCAGTGCATTGCATCTGAGTTTCAGGACTATATTAGGAGGATGTCTAGCTGAAATTAGATATTGGCTTCAGTACACTCACCAATGCCCTATTCAGTAATGCACTAGACAGATGATTTTTACCAAACATCCTGCCAAATgcccattcactaagtgtttaaGTGCactaaaaagtaaaactactggCTAGTGAGGTAACTTACCTGCTTATGCGGTAAATAGctcataaatgtcaattcacaaaaatTAGAGTATGCTAAAAGTGTTACGTTTAAGACCAGCCTGGACCTACAGGTAAATAGTCTGTCCAGTTTATCAAATGCAGGTTGCTAAAGGAGACTACCAATACGAAAAGTCACCTGGTCCTGCTACTCGCCCCATTTGATCAGATGCATTGCCAGCCGGGACATCACAAAGtgggtagaaaaaaaataaataaaaccagcAGGAAAAAGACCTTCAGGCCTGGATCCCAttacaaaacgcaatcgctagcgttttgtatgagcggtttgtaagttATTTCATGAGAGTTTTCggaagtgattttaaaaagtgtaatttgcCAGCGGTTATTTAGCgactagcgtttttaattctgattggtcctttcaattttcaTTTTGTTGCAgtatgcagtaatgtaaaaacgcttgcaaaatctctgtgtaggttttgacgagcgattatgccagagtttatatactttacattgcagaaatgctaacactcaatgctgcatgtcctgaattttgcgatttggtaatcacaatcgctccagtggaatttggcccatccattaacattagctgagtgtttagggaaatcgctagcggtttgaatcgctccctaaatgctcagaaaatcgctctagtgggtttcagccctcAAAATGTCTCATGTATCCCATGCAGATCTCTATACTGATACAGAAGAGGGCCCTCTGGTGGCATGCATGCTCACctaaagggatgcaggaagcATTTtactcaggctggtttcacaggccGCACCAGGGGgcgcaccaccaaaaacagccTTCCGGAATTTCCGCGTTAGTACGCGGTAATCCGCATCTGgcagccagccaagcaggaagtgtaaAGGAAAACGACCGCACACCTTTGCCCACTGGGTGCTTGTGCCTATGCAGGAACAGCGTAAACCTTTATTGGTCCGTGACACACGTACAATCATCTGACTATATACcaacgatcgtttcggggccaatcgggtcccctttgtcaaggtgcgTATGTTTCTGTCCTAGCCTTGACTAAGGGTACCCGATtggcccccaaaacaatcctCTGTATACGGTTAGATGGTTGTAGAtaatcccccccgcccccccccccccccaccccttttttttttttttttggtttttttttttttttttcctctctctccgTTCTAGAAAGCCTATTGGTGATGAATTATTTTCCTATTGAGCTAAAATGTTTGTATAATTAGCTGAATATTGTCTAATAacattaatttttatttattcaaCATCTTAGCTTCTGGTCAGAGCAGACACCTACAATCggcttccccctctccccctgcTTTTCCTGTATATGTGGACCTGGCTTACCTTCCTGGTGGACCTGCTGCACAGACTGTGGAGGAAGAGTTTTTCAAATTGGTGCGctcttcttgttatgttattagtGGAGATGATCCTATTAAAGAAAAATATACTCGCaagattctggattctctccTTGCCGGAAAAGGCCAGTGGACACAAGAGCTGCAGGTATCAGCCgcatatttttaaactttttttttattttttgagagGGAGAGAACTGAATATGCCCAATGATGGGTGACCAATGCGTGGCTCAAACTTCTGTATCCTTTTGATTTTCTTGTATCTGTATAGGTGGTCATACACCAATACAGCTGCCATCAGATTGaccgacagatccctctctgatctaatctggttAAAGAGGGATCTAATttttgcccatacactgcacacaggtttGAATCTATTTCTGCATGAAATCTATTCAAAACCTGTAAAGCTGCCGTTTGCCCTGGCCTCCCCCCATTAGGgctcccccagccagcagcaatacatcacctgtctggCCGGCATGAGTCCCCGGGAGCCGTGCTGTCTCACTTCTTCCCCTCTTCTCTTCCTGTCTTGTTCTGTGACTAGTGGaaattcaaacagtagagggcgctctgctCTCTGAACTTCAGCTTGTCACAGGATGCAACGAGAAGAAGGGAGACTGCACGTATTCCGGGGACAGGACATTGGCCATCGGCGAATCGAATGCCACTAGTTCCTGACCTgctggcgatcgagcaaaattatCCGTCTGGACCGATCGACTGAATCAACCAATGCCGGATGGCAATCGGGTtgatcggtcagcgtttgcgttatctatttcacagcagattcaatcagtgatcgaatctgctgtatatcggtgggagttTGACCCAGTGTATGGGGTACCTTAAGAGTTGTCTTTTCTGCATCAAAGGGGAACGTGAAGCTTGGACAAGCGTTTTATCTCAGTGCTGCAGGTTTAAAATGTTGGCATACCGATATGTGcaaacatcaaaaaaaaaaaattgggcgctgatcaataatgcaatattcTTGCATTGTGTTTTtgtctagttacaatgtagcaacacattgtttcctatgtagcgtacttgtactctACATAGGATTTGCTCAGCggagacatcttgtggccaaatagtaaaattacacctactgacttcagggattaaaaaaaaaatgaagatataTGTCAAGAAGGCATATTgtaaatttatgggctaaaaattagcgatggatgggaaacaaaaaaaaaaaaaaaaaaaaaaaaaggtacatttttttcaatttccaaataaaatattgtcaccatacattatactagggatatagttTTTTAACGTTAcaataaccagaacaaatgggcaaatgtatggattttaattacgatagcatgtggtattttaaaactataatggctgaaaactgtgaatttttttataattttttttcttcttccaattaaaatgcatttagtataaaataattcttaacataatgtaccacccaaagaaagcctaattggtgatggaaaaaacaaggtaatgATAATTTACTTtgaaaagtagtgataacgttattggggaattaaagagacactgaagtgtcaaaaaagcatggtttttttttttttttattttttttttatttaataagtgtttaacataatagccctaactaaaccgccgcattcccgacgctgtaaactatctaaatcccctccctctcccctgcaaaatccactactATCTTGCCAccattctttggatcctattccttcccatctcattccacagctagcCTCATCCTTCATGCCTGTACGTACTTTGCTACTCCCTCTCCACCGGCCACTTTCTAACCTCATTGAAAAAGGCTGTTGTGATACTACTAACTCCAAATCCCACCAACTAATCAACAAATCATCAACTACCCTActgtgtcacttcttccatttgaaTGCCATATACATGCTGAACTAAGCCATATCTGCTATCTCCCTGCGTTATCCTTTCCGGCCTGGTTTTTGCTCTAATCACTCCACAGAAACCGCTCTTGCTAAAGTGACCAGCgttagattgcccagcaagctcatggtgaaccagaactcccagcggtgtgtaaggccttgttcacattgtgttctgATCGCGTTAGCGTTTACGTTGAGTGtgggtttttttgggtttttttttttttttttgaagggttgtttttgttaaaagcgcttttctaagctgttttccagagcggtgttttaattcactccctgacacaagtcaggaagtgaactctttgacccggtaaaataatgaatacaatgtatgtattcttaaaaaagcaaatgcaatcgctacacaaagcgatttttttattttattttttttctcgcttttcctatacctcccattataGCAAAATAGCCCTaaaaatggtccatgcatcgCTTTTCTGATTGGACAGCGAAAGGAACACCCAAttctgaactagcgcataggaaagcatggtgtatGCAATATTGAAAAATCTCCAGCgcttgaaaaaaattaaaaaatgaaaaggcgcctctagtgtgaacgagccctaagggactaaaaaaacttcttaaaacaaggtatttgcaagtattcaggttggagtgagcataggtCGCCCACAGTGCTTCATTGCTGAATATGCAGATCTTCCCTTTGTTGTCTCTGTAAGCTAAATGCACCTTGAACTGCTGAAATGCAATGTTTcagtttaaagggcaactgaagtgagagggatatgaaggctgccatatttttctttttaagcaataccagttgcctggctgccttgctgatcctctgcctt contains:
- the MAP1S gene encoding microtubule-associated protein 1S; this translates as MAAARAGPGCPCCYGLVLCGEGRGGAGLVKRAVSELKRGYCSWEIDPSVCDLDGQLKLFVSRHSATFSADVKGQKSLHHVGDTLETLVLINPSKSSVCDEIRKLICHSSQHKLLIFTGPFLEGTSEMLLQGGGSFSIEDFIHIFTDKEIGETLSSSDPTAHVSLTVSCPESWDLSQLDKCSLQDFIELRFNKDKSFPETEGLQELAEYISESLEPASPFELLESPTNVGFLKLFKPCCYVFPGGRGDSAFFAVSGFNMLVNGGSDIRSPFWKLIRHLDRVDSILITHMGIDSLPGINSLLQRKIAEMEEDVSRGTQSNDEWLRNLISPELGVVFLNSPEMLLCDEEQSTVRIKEEAMLTLRSLEKLGIQPEPLYRNSGTAIEPTILFQKMGVGRLEMYVLNPVKGSKDLEAFTRHWPGTLKQKGSDIPLASVTSVCALLVWHPAAPSERIVRVLFPGYTPQSKILEGLEKLKHLDLLKDPIITRKDLEVKGNSFTSRIGLAPSRTESKESLGSGSGRLSAEPKSRLVKDKPLKTSKTDLRQDGKEKSKTVTEATMEAGAEGEKINIKAKIENVSEKLRPDSRPKTTKEKLIMKREQLKDEKRPPVKKDDIQVDKRREMKPEGKKELRLDARTETPRRDIKDVKNDGKGTKMKDMRKASATPVDSRRPVSKVGSLKKDLGSVKKDMVAGARTVIRKPSKKEPGKDPSSQSAKDAVNGSGKQVTGDSVANPETDCLKAASCASVGKGRPFSVHDAHAENGLCTTEPESPNGFRYLETSISKGLAPVSPLCKTPVSDISVNFELTPPNLEIHERGKAGRHGQDWLDDPYGSSEERTLEMASPVSSEHNSPALSQHNCGQSQPSVDGRNQNSSSWRAPPRSSQENSNSSQGRQTSCLSLSPFREDLPDVSPTITTPSLPAEVGSPHSTEVDESLSISSFEQTLPPVSESPRDISPDIHTPNRVGLSLPVRLPHSCEPEGPSERSASPHDVDLCLVSPCEFEHHKSDAIMSPHDSDSDPSQELPKPSHAEEKIANGPETPPTSVSESLPTISDSGPEECPSIAADGASDSEGDNTARLLDPMPQTLKDPPPLPPQPGTCMVDPEAMPTSQGDKKMQNISSPSTVRSDPSKKTVKPKNVVDKMGKTPTGKAEMSRSGVDAKPSVGRRSIGNVAKATPATSRLYSSASGQSRHLQSASPSPPAFPVYVDLAYLPGGPAAQTVEEEFFKLVRSSCYVISGDDPIKEKYTRKILDSLLAGKGQWTQELQVTVIPTFESAAVRAWYEETHALQHSLNVVVLGSTSSVSMQDETFPACKVEF